In Terriglobus aquaticus, the genomic window GCGGACATAGTAGTCGGCCTGGCAAGGGGTACTGGTGAATTCTGGCAAGTTGCAGGCTGCGGCGAGTGTCGCTCTGTTATTGACAAGCTCGTGGGCGCAGACGGTCGGCGCCCAAACAACCCAGGCCGCGCCCGGGACGCAAACCACTCCACCTTTGGGCACACAGTCCACGCCGTCCGCCACGCCGCAGACCGCGGCACAGGCCGGCGCGCAGACGAACACCCAAAGCAACCCGACGCAGCCTGCCGCACCGCAGGCGCAACAGGTGGACACCACCGGCCGTCCCGGCGTGCCGCAGGCACCGGAGCCGAACCATCCCGGCCCCCTCTTTCTGCGCGAGACCAGCAAGGACTATTCCCACCTGAAGAGCCACTGGCGCAACCCGATCGCGCCCTACACCTCCACGGACTACCGCGCTCCGCGCCTCAGCAACACACCGCGCATCAACGATCTGCTGCGTGACGGCAAGATCTACCTGAGCCTGTCGGACGCCATCCTGCTGGCACTTGAAAACAACTACGACATCGCCATCGCCCGCGTGAACCTGGACATCGCGGACACTGATCTTCTTCGTGCCCGTGCGGGCAGCACCCTTCGCGGTGTCAGCACCGGCCTGGTCACCAACACATTGGGCGGCTCCAGCACGACGGTCAGCGGCGGCGGCGGTCCGGGTGGAACAGCCACCGGCGCAGGCGGCGGCGGCACCGGTGCATCCGGCCTCGTGCTCAGCACCAACGGTGGCGGCCCCGTTCCTCTCAGCCGCGACCCCCTGCTGACCGGCACCGTGCAGTACGAACAGCGCACCAGCCCTGGCGGTTCGGGCTTCGGCGGCTCCTCCAGCAGCAGCAACACCGGAACCGGTACGGGCACAGGAACTGGCACAGGCACGGGTACCGGAACGGGTACTGGCACCGGCACGGGAACAGGGACGGGTACCGGAACGGGCACCGGCACCACCGGCACCACGAACCTGTTCAACAGCAACCCGACCCAGACGAACACCGGTAGCTACAACTTCAACTACTACCAGGGCTTCTCTACCGGAACCTACGTCAACCTGACCTTCAACAACTCGCGTGTCACCTCCAACTCGTCGACCTCGTCGCTCAGCCCAGCGCTGTCGTCTTCCTTCAGCCTCACAGTGACGCAGCAATTGCTGCAGGGCTTTGGCAAAGGCGTGCAGAACCGCTTCGTGGTCCAGGCCAAGAACGACCGTCGTATCGCCGACTCGGCATTCCGCGCCCAGTTGCTCTACACCATCAACCAGGTCGAGAGCATCTACTGGAACCTCGTCAGCGCCTACGAAGACGTTCAGGCCAAGCAGCGCGCTCTGGAGCAGTCCACTCAGCTTTCCAACGACAACCGCCGGCAGTTGCAGATCGGCACGCTGGCTCCGCTCGATGTGGTCAACTCCGACCAGGCAGTCTCTACCGATCGCCAGTCGCTGACCACCTCTGAGTCCAACCTGGAATACCAGCAACTGCTGATGAAACAGGCGATCGTGCGCGACCTGAATGATCCGCAGCTCTCCGCGGCGCCGGTCGTTCCCACGGAGCGTGTCAGCCTTGAGCGCATGGCCGAAGAAGACACCCCGATCGAGGAGCTGGTAAAGCGCGCCTACGCGAACAGCCCCGCCATCGAGCAGGCCGTGCTCAATATGGAAAACAACAAGATCACCATCAAAGGTGTGAAGAACGGTCTGCTGCCGCAGTTGAACGCCTACGGCTTCTACGGCGGTTCGGGCTACACCGGCGAGGCCAATCCGGCCTCCATCCTGTGCCAGCAGAACCCGACCGTTCCGAACTGCGGTTTGCAGGGTGGCGGCTACGGCACAGCATTTGCCAACGCGTTCAACAACTCCGCACCCGACAAGGGCGTCGGCGTCACGTTGAATGTTCCGCTGCGGAACCGCCCGGCTCAGGCTGACCAGGCCCGCTCGCAGATGGAGTATCGCCAGGCACAGATGCGCTTGCAGCAGCTCTACACGCAGACCCGCATCCAGGTGGTCAATCAGCAGTACGCGTTGACCAACGACCGTGCCTCCACAGTGGCGGCCCAGGCCGCGCGTGACTACCAGGCACAGGCACTCGATGCCGAGCAGAAGAAGTACCGCTTAGGCGCATCGACCACGGCCAATGTTCTGCAGCAGGAACGCAACCTGGCCACGGCAGAGAACAACCTGATCTCCGCCACCGCGGCATACGCCAAGGATCGTGCAACGCTGCTGCAACTGCTCTCGAACACCTTGGATCGCTACGGCATCTCCATTGAGCAGGCAGCCAGCGGAACCCTCACCACGCAGCCCAACATCCCCGGCCTCACGGCGCCCCAGCCACCCGCGCCACCCAAGCCGCTCACCAGCAACCCCGATCCGCTGCCGCCGTACCAGGGCATCGCCGCACCCGGAACTGCAACCCCGGCCGGCACCCCCGCACCGCAGCCGCCACAATAACCAAGACACAAGAGAAATGCGCTTCCGACCTTTCGGAGGCGCATTTCTCTTTGCACCTCACCACTCCCTCTTTGAAGCACTTGGGTGCCGTGCGTATCGCAGCGTCTCTTCAGCAACTGCTCGTCCGGCTCCGCGCTCTCGTGTCCCCGCCGCGAGTCGCGCCGTGCTTTCGCGATCCGGTGCTCGACTTCGGCATCACTGCGACTTCGCCACTGGCGCTGGAACACGCTCCGGAAGTGCGCCACGGCTGCGGTGCCTACGTCTCGGAACACGGCAACTACCTGTCACTCTACCTTGGCGGAAGCACCGTCGATGGCGTGCATGCGGTGATGGACTGCACGGCACCTGCCGAGCTCGTCTTCAGCTACACGCAGATCATGGCCGGCTTCTCCAGGTTCGTGCCGCATCCCCATCACATCGGCATGCTCGGCCTCGGCGGTGGATCGCTGGCCAAGCATTGCTACGAAGCTTTCCCGGAGAGCCGGATCACCATCGCCGAGATCAGCCCTGAAGTGATTGGCCTGCGCGGCCGCTTCCTGATCCCGGACGATGATGAACGGCTCTGCGTTCTTCTCGCAGACGGCGCAAAGCTCGTTGCGAACAGCCGCGACCGCTTCGATGTACTGCTCGTCGACGCCTTCAACGAGGGCGGCCACATGGATCATCTCGGTACCGTCCGCTTCTACCGGAACTGCCATCGCGCACTCACGCCCTCCGGTATTCTGGTGCTCAATTTCAGCGGCGATGCCTGGCAAGGTTCGCTATCGGCGCTCCACAGACTTTTTCGCGATCAGGTTGTTCTGTATCGGTGCCCCGATGGCGACAACGTGATTGCGTTCGCCGGTAAAGCGACTCTGGCCAGCCACCACGAAACGGTTCCGCTGCCTCGCTGATTCGCTACTCTCGCTTTGAGAAAAAGCAGGCTCACCGCAAGCCGCCGAAAGCCTTCAGCGAAACCCACAAGTTGCTATCCGCCACAGTTCATCTGTGGTTCACTGCTGGAAAGTATTGCTTCAGTCAGGAGGGCAAACATGCCTGTGCTTCGTACCCCGGATGGTGTCGACATCTTCTACAAGGATTGGGGCAGCGGTCAGCCCATCGTCTTCAGCCACGGCTGGCCTTTGTCTGCGGACGATTGGGACAACCAGATGCTGTTCTTTCTCCAGCAGGGCTATCGTGTGATCGCCCACGATCGTCGCGGCCACGGACGATCCTCGCAGGTGAGCGAAGGCCACGACATGGACCACTACGCCGACGACC contains:
- a CDS encoding TolC family protein, encoding MNSGKLQAAASVALLLTSSWAQTVGAQTTQAAPGTQTTPPLGTQSTPSATPQTAAQAGAQTNTQSNPTQPAAPQAQQVDTTGRPGVPQAPEPNHPGPLFLRETSKDYSHLKSHWRNPIAPYTSTDYRAPRLSNTPRINDLLRDGKIYLSLSDAILLALENNYDIAIARVNLDIADTDLLRARAGSTLRGVSTGLVTNTLGGSSTTVSGGGGPGGTATGAGGGGTGASGLVLSTNGGGPVPLSRDPLLTGTVQYEQRTSPGGSGFGGSSSSSNTGTGTGTGTGTGTGTGTGTGTGTGTGTGTGTGTGTTGTTNLFNSNPTQTNTGSYNFNYYQGFSTGTYVNLTFNNSRVTSNSSTSSLSPALSSSFSLTVTQQLLQGFGKGVQNRFVVQAKNDRRIADSAFRAQLLYTINQVESIYWNLVSAYEDVQAKQRALEQSTQLSNDNRRQLQIGTLAPLDVVNSDQAVSTDRQSLTTSESNLEYQQLLMKQAIVRDLNDPQLSAAPVVPTERVSLERMAEEDTPIEELVKRAYANSPAIEQAVLNMENNKITIKGVKNGLLPQLNAYGFYGGSGYTGEANPASILCQQNPTVPNCGLQGGGYGTAFANAFNNSAPDKGVGVTLNVPLRNRPAQADQARSQMEYRQAQMRLQQLYTQTRIQVVNQQYALTNDRASTVAAQAARDYQAQALDAEQKKYRLGASTTANVLQQERNLATAENNLISATAAYAKDRATLLQLLSNTLDRYGISIEQAASGTLTTQPNIPGLTAPQPPAPPKPLTSNPDPLPPYQGIAAPGTATPAGTPAPQPPQ
- a CDS encoding fused MFS/spermidine synthase, with protein sequence MSPPRVAPCFRDPVLDFGITATSPLALEHAPEVRHGCGAYVSEHGNYLSLYLGGSTVDGVHAVMDCTAPAELVFSYTQIMAGFSRFVPHPHHIGMLGLGGGSLAKHCYEAFPESRITIAEISPEVIGLRGRFLIPDDDERLCVLLADGAKLVANSRDRFDVLLVDAFNEGGHMDHLGTVRFYRNCHRALTPSGILVLNFSGDAWQGSLSALHRLFRDQVVLYRCPDGDNVIAFAGKATLASHHETVPLPR